In Candidatus Binatia bacterium, one genomic interval encodes:
- the pyk gene encoding pyruvate kinase, translating to MLSRNGPRVRRTRVVATIGPTSDSPERIDALLDAGIDVARVNCAHGTPDSLRTMIGTLQARAAAKQHPLAILADLAGPKLRIGRFAKGPVDLVEGEEFVLTTEEVLGDETRVSVNYADLCEDSAPGAVIHLNDGLLRLEVIDVVPPVVRTRVIVGGALDDRKGLSLPAGGARLPSLSAKDLADLDVVLTAGVEYVGLSFVRSAQDVRLLREKIVAHGARTGIVAKIEKAQAVACIDEIVAASDAVMVARGDLGVECAIEEVPILQKRILGACRREGKPAITATQMLESMVHAPVPTRAEATDVANAVIDGTDAVMLSGETANGSYPLESVRTMCRIVARAEAYDRARADLERGVVTGLSISGAASRSACLAAESVEAKAILALTTSGATARSIARWRPPQTIVAVTADEHACRMLSLVWGVEPMHLDDLGHDFEAACDRVAPELSEWLKLKSGDRVVLTAGLPFARASETNVVRIEEV from the coding sequence ATGCTTTCGCGAAATGGACCTCGGGTCCGGCGTACGCGGGTCGTCGCCACGATCGGGCCGACGTCGGATTCGCCGGAACGGATCGATGCGCTCCTGGACGCCGGGATCGATGTGGCCCGGGTGAACTGCGCACACGGCACACCGGACAGCCTGCGCACGATGATCGGCACGTTGCAGGCGCGGGCTGCGGCCAAGCAACACCCCCTTGCGATTCTCGCGGACCTGGCGGGGCCGAAGTTGCGGATCGGTCGCTTTGCGAAGGGGCCGGTGGACCTGGTCGAGGGAGAGGAGTTCGTTCTTACCACCGAGGAAGTCCTCGGGGATGAGACACGCGTCTCGGTCAATTACGCCGACCTCTGCGAGGACTCTGCGCCGGGGGCCGTGATCCACCTGAACGACGGTCTTCTGCGGCTCGAAGTGATCGATGTCGTTCCGCCGGTCGTGCGTACGCGGGTCATCGTCGGAGGAGCGCTCGATGATCGCAAGGGTCTCTCTCTTCCGGCCGGGGGAGCGCGCCTGCCGAGCCTCAGCGCGAAGGACCTGGCCGACCTGGACGTCGTTCTCACCGCCGGTGTGGAGTACGTCGGTCTGTCGTTCGTCCGTTCGGCCCAGGATGTGCGCCTTCTTCGCGAGAAGATCGTCGCCCACGGTGCTCGCACGGGGATTGTTGCGAAGATCGAGAAGGCGCAGGCGGTCGCGTGCATCGATGAGATCGTGGCTGCGAGTGACGCGGTGATGGTGGCGCGCGGGGATTTGGGCGTGGAGTGTGCCATCGAGGAGGTGCCGATCCTGCAGAAGCGAATTCTTGGTGCCTGTCGGCGGGAAGGGAAGCCGGCGATTACGGCGACGCAGATGCTCGAATCGATGGTGCACGCGCCCGTTCCGACGCGTGCCGAGGCGACGGACGTGGCCAACGCAGTCATCGATGGCACCGATGCAGTAATGCTGTCAGGAGAAACGGCAAACGGGTCGTATCCCCTGGAGTCCGTTCGGACGATGTGTCGAATTGTCGCTCGGGCTGAGGCCTATGACAGAGCGCGCGCCGATCTCGAACGGGGCGTGGTGACCGGCCTGTCGATCTCCGGTGCTGCGTCGCGCAGCGCGTGCCTCGCGGCGGAGTCGGTGGAGGCCAAAGCGATCCTCGCGCTCACGACGAGTGGAGCGACGGCACGGTCAATCGCGCGGTGGCGGCCGCCGCAGACGATTGTGGCGGTCACGGCGGACGAACACGCGTGCCGGATGTTGAGTCTCGTGTGGGGCGTCGAGCCGATGCACCTCGATGATCTCGGGCACGACTTCGAAGCCGCCTGCGACCGGGTCGCGCCGGAGTTGAGTGAATGGCTGAAGCTGAAGAGTGGCGACCGTGTCGTGCTCACGGCTGGCCTCCCGTTCGCACGCGCCTCCGAAACGAACGTGGTGCGGATCGAAGAGGTCTAG
- a CDS encoding glycosyltransferase, protein MTTSPVTVIVPGFDEQDGIPALLARLEALREGPAHDCHFLFVDDWSSDGTFAKLLEASHDADWMSVVRHPRTSGWSGTRRPLRPAEAKGGS, encoded by the coding sequence ATGACGACTTCTCCAGTGACCGTGATCGTTCCTGGTTTCGATGAGCAGGATGGGATTCCTGCGCTTCTCGCACGCCTCGAGGCGCTGCGAGAGGGCCCAGCCCACGATTGCCACTTCCTGTTCGTGGACGACTGGAGCAGCGATGGCACCTTCGCAAAGCTCCTCGAGGCCTCGCACGATGCCGATTGGATGAGCGTCGTCCGCCACCCGAGAACCTCCGGTTGGTCCGGAACTCGGCGGCCGCTGCGACCGGCTGAGGCAAAGGGAGGGTCATGA
- a CDS encoding Zn-ribbon domain-containing OB-fold protein, translating into MSEEKQRPPRPRPGITRDTAHFWEGLENGKLLIQKCQPCGELRHPPEPMCPHCQSLEWTTVESKGHGTIYSHVAMHHPPIPAFEYPNVIALIELDEGVRLVSNIIGVPKEKVQIGMQVQAEFVATDPELTLHQFRPVEES; encoded by the coding sequence GTGTCTGAAGAAAAGCAGCGGCCACCGCGCCCGAGACCGGGCATCACGCGCGACACTGCGCATTTCTGGGAAGGGCTGGAGAACGGGAAGCTCCTGATCCAGAAATGTCAGCCCTGTGGGGAGCTTCGCCACCCGCCGGAGCCGATGTGTCCCCACTGCCAATCGCTCGAGTGGACCACGGTAGAATCGAAGGGCCACGGGACGATCTACAGTCACGTTGCCATGCACCACCCGCCGATTCCCGCGTTCGAATACCCAAACGTGATCGCGCTCATCGAACTCGATGAGGGCGTGCGCCTGGTTTCAAACATCATCGGCGTGCCGAAGGAGAAGGTTCAGATCGGCATGCAGGTGCAGGCGGAATTCGTCGCAACCGACCCGGAGCTGACGCTCCACCAGTTCCGACCGGTGGAGGAGAGCTGA
- a CDS encoding class I SAM-dependent methyltransferase — translation MTAHPIPATLLEYLHACPLCDDPRLAHYCRVPSRFHNGEFIRYERCRACGLVLRNPRRLEHERVDRYRTASLAPPPPDPETGLHQRYMLRVLRSYLGNLDRPRLLDFGCGGGTFLAEARRAGFDGTGIELNPSLANHVEAMGLSVFRGLPDDPAFTEPPFDILLSSQVFELLADPRATLLGLTRHLTEGGLALIEVPNLNDFREKRRRGSTMDDSHLFYFSARSLTALLRGCGFEVLEVHQGARPFRLLREHAERLPIYVLRALEKLAAASQVRTGLGIVARKKGSPALSSRMS, via the coding sequence GTGACGGCCCACCCGATCCCCGCGACTCTTCTCGAGTACCTGCACGCTTGTCCTCTCTGTGACGACCCGCGGCTGGCCCACTACTGCCGTGTGCCGTCCCGTTTCCACAACGGAGAGTTTATCCGGTACGAGCGCTGCCGCGCCTGCGGCCTCGTTCTAAGGAACCCACGCCGTCTGGAGCACGAGCGGGTCGACCGATACCGCACGGCAAGCTTGGCGCCCCCGCCGCCGGACCCCGAGACGGGCCTGCACCAACGCTACATGCTTCGCGTACTACGCTCGTACCTCGGCAATCTCGATCGGCCGCGCCTCCTCGACTTCGGCTGCGGTGGTGGAACGTTCCTCGCCGAAGCGCGCCGAGCCGGCTTCGACGGCACGGGCATCGAGTTGAACCCGTCCCTCGCCAACCATGTCGAAGCGATGGGGCTCTCGGTGTTCCGGGGGCTCCCCGACGACCCCGCGTTCACGGAGCCTCCCTTCGACATCCTCCTGTCCTCGCAGGTCTTCGAACTCCTCGCTGATCCCCGTGCGACGCTGCTCGGCCTGACGAGGCACCTCACGGAGGGCGGGCTGGCGTTGATCGAAGTACCGAACCTGAACGACTTCCGGGAGAAACGGCGACGCGGATCGACGATGGACGATTCGCATCTCTTCTACTTCTCGGCGCGGAGCCTCACGGCTCTCCTACGCGGCTGTGGCTTCGAAGTTCTGGAAGTCCATCAGGGAGCACGGCCCTTCCGGCTTCTCAGAGAGCACGCCGAGCGTCTCCCAATCTACGTACTGCGTGCGCTCGAGAAGCTCGCCGCAGCGAGCCAGGTCCGTACCGGCCTCGGCATCGTGGCTCGGAAGAAGGGTTCGCCCGCCCTCTCCTCTCGCATGAGCTAA
- a CDS encoding glutathione S-transferase family protein: MVQLYDHPLSPFRFKVRILLYGKGIEFENKELHSEGQREELLKVNPRGEVPALRDGDAVAPHIIMVAARGSSRIYETAERSCPNSSEAYDGLPRARYG, from the coding sequence ATGGTTCAACTCTACGATCACCCCCTCAGTCCTTTCAGATTCAAGGTTCGCATCCTTCTCTACGGGAAGGGGATCGAGTTCGAGAACAAGGAGCTCCACAGCGAGGGCCAACGCGAGGAATTGCTGAAGGTGAACCCGCGCGGCGAAGTCCCGGCGCTGCGCGACGGCGATGCCGTCGCACCGCACATCATCATGGTCGCGGCCCGTGGCTCCTCGAGGATCTACGAAACTGCGGAGCGTTCCTGCCCGAACTCTAGCGAGGCCTACGACGGCCTCCCCCGGGCGCGCTACGGCTGA
- a CDS encoding acyltransferase, whose translation MRNAARIHATAIIEPEVEIGPGSSVWDGVHVHGPSRIGEQCVVGEKTYIACGVEIGSRVKINASVYVCTGVRIEDRAMISVGVVFTNDRHPRAFDPETGELPSSDPDENTLATVVGEGATIGAGAIIGPGIRIGAYAMVGMGSVVTRDVPAYGLVFGNPARNQGFVCLCGTPLGRSQKSGRYRQPGEASCEQCGRRLAA comes from the coding sequence ATGAGAAACGCTGCTCGAATTCACGCTACCGCGATCATCGAGCCCGAGGTCGAAATCGGACCCGGGAGCAGCGTCTGGGACGGCGTCCACGTCCATGGCCCGAGCCGGATCGGCGAGCAGTGCGTCGTCGGTGAGAAGACGTACATCGCGTGCGGCGTCGAGATCGGCTCGCGCGTGAAGATCAACGCGTCGGTCTACGTTTGCACCGGCGTACGCATCGAAGACCGGGCGATGATCTCGGTCGGGGTTGTCTTCACGAACGATCGACATCCGCGCGCCTTCGATCCGGAAACGGGCGAGCTCCCCTCTTCCGACCCCGATGAGAACACGCTCGCTACCGTCGTCGGAGAGGGCGCAACGATAGGTGCCGGCGCGATCATCGGACCGGGAATCCGAATCGGAGCGTACGCGATGGTCGGGATGGGCTCCGTCGTCACCCGCGACGTGCCCGCGTACGGCCTCGTCTTCGGGAATCCCGCGCGCAACCAAGGCTTCGTTTGCCTCTGCGGGACCCCTCTGGGCCGATCGCAGAAGTCGGGACGCTACCGCCAACCGGGCGAGGCCTCGTGTGAGCAGTGCGGAAGGAGGCTTGCTGCGTGA
- a CDS encoding lipid-transfer protein, with the protein MPNKMKNQAAIVGIGQTEFSKDSGRTEMTLAVECVTAALDDAGLSPKDVDGMCVFTMENNPEIQVQRNIGGGDLRFYSRIHYGGGAACATVHHAAMAVATGSADVVVCYRAMNERSGRRFGSGVQDRKQEASAEGSQYAMYSPFGLTTPGSWVAMYTQRYMHQYGATSEDLGRVAVSSRGYAAKNPDAWFYERPITLEEHQKSRWIVEPLHLLDCCQESDGGVAVVITSAERAKDLKQKPVMIKGSGQGAANQQHMMTSYYRPDITGLPELGLAIREAYESAGVGPDDIGAGVLYDAFSPFVLITLEEMGIVKPGEAADFIKDGHLDPGGRLPSNTNGGQLGEAYIHGMNGVNEGVRLIRGTSSNQPGDTDNVLVTGGSGVPTSALVLGQP; encoded by the coding sequence ATGCCGAACAAGATGAAGAACCAGGCCGCGATCGTCGGCATCGGCCAGACGGAGTTCTCCAAGGATTCGGGTCGTACCGAGATGACCCTGGCGGTGGAATGTGTGACGGCCGCCCTCGACGACGCCGGGCTCAGCCCGAAGGACGTCGACGGGATGTGCGTCTTCACAATGGAGAACAATCCCGAGATCCAGGTGCAGCGAAATATCGGCGGTGGCGACCTGCGCTTCTACAGTCGGATTCACTACGGCGGTGGCGCGGCGTGCGCGACGGTGCACCACGCGGCGATGGCCGTGGCTACTGGGTCGGCGGATGTCGTCGTCTGCTACCGCGCGATGAACGAGCGGTCGGGTCGCCGCTTCGGCTCGGGTGTTCAGGATCGGAAACAGGAAGCCTCGGCCGAGGGCTCGCAGTACGCGATGTACTCGCCGTTCGGTCTCACCACCCCGGGCTCGTGGGTGGCGATGTACACGCAGCGCTACATGCACCAGTACGGCGCGACGTCTGAGGATCTCGGCCGCGTTGCCGTCTCGAGTCGCGGCTACGCTGCGAAGAATCCGGACGCGTGGTTCTACGAGCGACCGATCACGCTCGAAGAGCACCAGAAGTCGCGTTGGATCGTCGAGCCGCTCCACCTGCTCGATTGCTGTCAGGAAAGTGATGGTGGCGTCGCCGTCGTCATCACGAGTGCCGAGCGGGCGAAGGACCTGAAGCAGAAGCCGGTCATGATCAAGGGATCCGGCCAGGGGGCCGCAAACCAGCAGCACATGATGACGAGCTACTATCGCCCGGACATCACGGGGCTCCCCGAGCTCGGTCTCGCCATCCGCGAGGCCTACGAGTCGGCAGGCGTGGGTCCCGACGATATCGGGGCCGGGGTGCTCTACGACGCCTTCTCACCGTTCGTGCTCATTACCCTCGAGGAGATGGGCATCGTGAAGCCGGGCGAGGCGGCCGACTTCATCAAAGACGGGCACCTGGATCCCGGCGGGCGGCTGCCGTCGAACACCAACGGTGGCCAACTGGGCGAGGCCTACATCCACGGGATGAACGGCGTGAACGAGGGCGTCCGCCTGATTCGCGGAACGTCGTCGAACCAGCCCGGCGACACCGACAACGTTCTGGTCACCGGCGGAAGCGGCGTGCCGACGAGCGCTCTGGTTCTCGGTCAGCCGTAG